The Rana temporaria chromosome 4, aRanTem1.1, whole genome shotgun sequence genome contains a region encoding:
- the LOC120935977 gene encoding 4-galactosyl-N-acetylglucosaminide 3-alpha-L-fucosyltransferase FUT5-like, whose protein sequence is MPYKGTNPNLSPRSATSLTVKLKSSLLFFKTLRQCSKRTQVFSFVLLLGSFSYCMIVFLLGKVQPNQIRCKPKYGTWNETQLIILLWTWPLKYQFPLNSCPNSEGSGCFYTMNRTLYPKADAVVISHRDVYTSEDLLPPECRPPDQYWIWFSMESPSNCLNLSLMDNKINLTMTYRLDSDIFTPYGWLEKANREENFTIPKKSYMVAWVVSNWNKKYRRTKYYEELKKYISIDVYGKNSLPLPRNETFQTLATYKFYLAFENSFHKDYITEKFWKNAIMVGTVPIVMGLSRENYERFIPAAAFIHVDDFSSPQELAKYLWSLDEDENRYRQYFNWRSRYQPAKPDDIFQSGYCKICRKLKAVCPYRTVPSIAEWFK, encoded by the exons ATGCC ATACAAAGGGACAAATCCAAACCTCTCTCCACGCTCTGCTACTTCTTTGACTGTCAAGTTGAAGAGTTCTCTCCTCTTCTTCAAGACTCTCAGACAATGTTCGAAACGTACACAAGTTTTCAGCTTTGTCCTGCTCCTCGGATCATTTTCCTATTGTATGATTGTTTTTCTATTGGGAAAAGTCCAACCTAATCAAATTAGATGTAAACCAAAATATGGGACATGGAACGAGACTCAGTTGATCATATTACTTTGGACGTGGCCATTAAAATATCAGTTCCCTCTAAATAGCTGTCCAAATTCTGAAGGCTCTGGCTGTTTCTACACCATGAATCGCACCTTGTATCCAAAGGCAGATGCTGTTGTTATCAGTCACAGGGATGTATATACGTCAGAAGACCTTTTACCTCCAGAATGTAGACCGCCTGACCAATACTGGATCTGGTTTAGCATGGAGTCTCCAAGCAACTGTCTAAATTTATCCCTTATGGATAACAAAATTAACCTCACAATGACTTACCGTCTTGATTCTGATATATTTACTCCATATGGCTGGCTGGAAAAAGCCAACAGGGAAGAAAATTTTACAATCCCCAAAAAGTCATATATGGTGGCATGGGTAGTTAGCAACTGGaataaaaaatacagaagaaCTAAGTATTACGAGGAGTTGAAGAAATACATTTCAATTGACGTTTATGGAAAAAACAGTTTGCCTCTACCGCGGAATGAAACTTTTCAAACTCTTGCCACGTACAAGTTCTACCTTGCCTTCGAGAATTCCTTCCATAAGGATTACATCactgaaaaattctggaaaaatgcAATAATGGTGGGAACCGTGCCCATCGTCATGGGTCTCTCGCGTGAAAATTACGAGCGATTTATTCCAGCTGCCGCTTTTATTCATGTTGATGACTTTTCATCTCCCCAAGAATTGGCCAAATATCTTTGGAGTCTGGATGAGGATGAGAACAGATACAGACAGTACTTTAACTGGAGGTCCAGATATCAGCCAGCCAAACCTGATGACATTTTTCAATCTGGGTACTGCAAAATATGTAGAAAATTAAAAGCGGTCTGTCCTTATAGGACAGTACCAAGTATTGCTGAATGGTTCAAATGA